The Mycobacterium paragordonae genome includes a region encoding these proteins:
- a CDS encoding SDR family NAD(P)-dependent oxidoreductase: MGNSPDALIVGSGSRDESIVDRLSANIAAVALRDTQFRWPDPSDPSVPPTLWDFPPAPMRALHLWATTEPVPQSPAGIPRVFNEEWQPRPLHPDAATGQLSCGLAIEAPGDANDAVAQLLIDAVALQHHFRLTGCDEAEMVVIVAPAIMQAEVGEAADQLGRGAGTIDYRSLIGPNCRRAWLVTMGGERVHRDDPLGLPGQAALAAMHRSVGFEFPDVTFAHLDLPGAGASAGLAVAGCGLEQLVSPESEIALRRSGSEQSRFVRTLCEHVAASPATMTASLDNVVITGGNGTIGLHYARHCIAAGARRITLLSRRGVAAAELERLAGDSDTEVYAPACDITDSRALRAAADECAGDGASLLIHAAGTATFGEHDQLAANDVADVLSAKVTGFTRVVEGWPLRSTARILLCSSASGVWGGYGHAAYAASNRMLDSMAAALRAEGLDCSAVRWGLWQDTTIADAEEIARIERSGLIAMDPDAAIAASLGKLRNDPLIAAADLGRMRAFFEGQGLPMPFGGPDSDPAPDVVVDADAPVADTVRAEIAAVLSIDDPASLDMNAALVDLGADSMLALDLRDRLRHKTGQSIAAAKLLGGMTGSGLVDALTPERKGELPA, translated from the coding sequence TTGGGGAACTCGCCGGACGCGCTGATCGTCGGATCGGGTAGCCGGGATGAATCGATCGTGGATCGACTCTCCGCCAACATCGCCGCGGTCGCACTGCGCGACACGCAGTTCCGCTGGCCGGACCCGTCGGACCCGTCGGTTCCGCCGACTCTGTGGGACTTTCCGCCCGCACCAATGCGGGCGCTTCACCTGTGGGCCACCACCGAGCCGGTGCCGCAGTCACCGGCGGGAATTCCTCGGGTGTTCAACGAGGAGTGGCAGCCGCGTCCGCTCCACCCCGATGCCGCGACCGGCCAACTATCCTGCGGCCTCGCGATCGAGGCACCCGGTGACGCCAATGACGCTGTGGCGCAACTGTTGATCGATGCTGTCGCATTACAGCATCATTTCCGGCTGACCGGATGCGACGAGGCGGAGATGGTCGTCATCGTGGCGCCGGCCATCATGCAGGCAGAGGTGGGCGAAGCGGCAGATCAGTTGGGACGCGGCGCCGGCACCATCGACTACCGCAGCCTGATCGGTCCGAACTGCCGGCGCGCCTGGCTGGTCACCATGGGCGGCGAGCGGGTGCACCGGGATGACCCGCTCGGACTACCCGGGCAGGCGGCGCTGGCGGCGATGCATCGCAGCGTCGGGTTCGAGTTTCCCGATGTCACCTTCGCCCACCTGGATCTGCCCGGGGCGGGCGCCAGCGCCGGCCTTGCCGTCGCAGGGTGCGGGCTTGAACAGCTGGTCAGCCCGGAGAGCGAAATCGCCCTGCGCCGCAGTGGCTCTGAACAGTCCAGGTTTGTCCGGACGTTATGCGAGCACGTGGCCGCGTCGCCGGCGACAATGACGGCGTCATTGGACAACGTGGTCATCACCGGCGGCAATGGCACCATCGGCCTGCACTATGCCCGCCACTGCATCGCGGCCGGCGCCCGCCGGATCACTTTGCTCAGCCGCCGCGGCGTTGCCGCCGCGGAGTTGGAGCGGTTGGCCGGGGATTCCGACACGGAGGTATACGCGCCGGCATGCGATATCACCGACAGCCGGGCGTTGCGGGCGGCGGCGGACGAGTGCGCCGGGGACGGGGCCTCGCTGTTGATCCACGCGGCCGGCACCGCGACTTTCGGCGAGCATGACCAACTGGCGGCGAACGACGTGGCCGACGTGTTATCGGCGAAAGTCACCGGGTTCACCCGGGTGGTCGAAGGTTGGCCACTGCGCTCGACCGCGCGGATTCTGCTGTGCTCCTCGGCATCCGGAGTGTGGGGTGGTTACGGCCACGCCGCGTATGCGGCCTCCAACCGGATGCTCGACAGCATGGCCGCCGCGCTGCGTGCCGAGGGCCTGGACTGCAGTGCGGTGCGGTGGGGGTTGTGGCAGGACACCACGATCGCCGACGCCGAGGAGATCGCCCGCATCGAACGCTCGGGCCTGATCGCGATGGACCCCGATGCGGCTATCGCGGCCAGCCTCGGCAAGCTGCGCAACGACCCGCTGATCGCCGCGGCCGACCTCGGCCGCATGCGGGCCTTCTTCGAAGGGCAGGGCCTACCGATGCCGTTCGGCGGCCCTGACTCCGACCCGGCCCCAGACGTCGTGGTCGACGCCGATGCGCCCGTCGCCGACACCGTGCGGGCCGAGATCGCGGCCGTCCTGAGCATTGACGACCCGGCGTCGTTGGACATGAACGCGGCACTGGTCGACCTCGGTGCCGACTCGATGCTGGCCCTCGACCTGCGTGACCGGTTGCGGCACAAGACCGGCCAGTCGATCGCCGCGGCAAAGCTGTTGGGCGGCATGACCGGCAGTGGCCTGGTC